Within the Sphingobium baderi genome, the region ATCCTCCATTGCGCGCACCGAAAGATTGACCGACGCCCTGTCCAGCCTGACCGCCGAAACGCAACGGATAGACAATGCGCTGGCTGGCGGCGGCATAACGGCGGAAAAGCTGATCGCCTGCGCGGAAACGCTGCTGGTCGCGCTGGATTCAAGTGTCAGGGAACTGGACGAAACCTATCCGGCGGCGCTGGAACGGTTCGACGCGCGGATGGAACGCAGCCGCACCCTTATGACAAGCGCGACGCCCGAACTGGAACGGCTGGAGGCCATTTCGGAAGCCCTCCTCGGTCGGACGCAGGAAGCGGAAGAGCTGTTGCGGGGTCAAGGCAGCCGCCTGACGGAATGGCTGGAAAGCACGCAGGGCGGACTGAAATCCAATCGCGAATTGGTGGACCGCCTGCGGCTGGCGCTCGACGGCGCGCATCAGGATGCCACGCGCATCACGGAAGGCGCCGGTCCCTTGCTGGTCACGGCTCTGTTGCGGGTCAAGGATACCGCCGATCAGGCCGCCGAACGGGCGCGTCAGGCATTAGGCAGGACCATTCCCGAAGCGGCGCAGGCCCTGGCCGATGCCAGCGAGGAAGCAATGGAACGCGCCATCGGCGATCGCGTCGCTGCCCAGATCGAACAATTGTCCAGAGTTGCCGAGGAAGCGGTCAAGGCTGCACATCAAGCATCCGAAAGGCTGATGCGCCAGTTGCTGACGATTGCCGACACCAGCAGCAATGTGGAGCAGCGGATCGAGCAGGCGGAACGTGCCGCCGAGGAACGCGATCGGGATCATTTCGCCCGCCGATCCGCCCTTTTGATCGAATCGTTGAACAGCACGGCAATCGACGTTGCGAAGATATTGTCGAACGACGTAACTGATTCGGCCTGGTCATCCTATCTGAAGGGCGATCGCGGCGTTTTCACACGACGCGCGGTGAAGCTGCTGGATGCCGGAGAGTCGCGCGAAATCGCCCTTCATTATGATGAGGATTCAGAGTTTCGCGATCATGTGAACCGCTACATTCATGATTTCGAATCGATGTTGCGGATCATCCTATCGGCAAGGGATGGCAATGCGCTGGGTGTCGCCATCCTGTCGTCCGACATGGGCAAGCTCTATGTGGCGCTCGCGCAGGCGATCGAGCGGCTGCGGCAATAGGCGGACCGGCTGCGGCCGGACTTGGACCCGACCGGCTGCATTCCATAGCGATCAGTTTGAGCGGCTATAGCCCGGCAGCTTGTCGAGCGTGACCCAGCCTTCGACATAATTGGCGTAGTAGAGGCCAAACAGCACCGCCGAAAGGATGGTCGCCCGCAAGACGACCACGCCAGGCCTGAAGTTGCTTGGGGCGCTGTCCGCCTGCCCTTCCCGCAAAATCTCCCCGGTTTCATCGGGCGTGCGAATGCCGAAGGGCAAGACGATGAACGCGCTGATCACCCAGAACAGCAC harbors:
- a CDS encoding DUF1467 family protein produces the protein MNWYAIFAIYVLFWVISAFIVLPFGIRTPDETGEILREGQADSAPSNFRPGVVVLRATILSAVLFGLYYANYVEGWVTLDKLPGYSRSN